The following are from one region of the Trichoplusia ni isolate ovarian cell line Hi5 unplaced genomic scaffold, tn1 tig00003037, whole genome shotgun sequence genome:
- the LOC113507667 gene encoding uncharacterized protein LOC113507667, with translation MSPKLPVPPLQELSLSLVARQLIHALSRVTSDEDSALEFAMVSSYYESMGATSDIFQDLINLILSSEYLDPSVRYYTMKLLLKENVKSLATGIFPCPYYRKVLELITEQGHHLTALNLKGVWVKDELLPVMYQLLKNIPGLTCLNIPYIANDEVLKYIGKYNKVLKLLDISGETDITEIGIDAMLTGNPQLIQSLTVVNIGMYGEENIDHTDVALLIRKLPNLTNLGSYSFVGKSIYHLYNTDCPPDFKTKLQYVHDVQTNLRTMKAILALCPMIDTIYLEEPDPNVLQLIKDLSYITKIKLNKFQCHELHQLLDKIGHKIVTLMLSGSSGSFNFTRVAETCRNLESLEFYQIQTATHEEEIPFNKLEHIEIIQGNLSTSCLKYLMTGSPKLKKLIIGDEIKLDDNDMSRMLRRYKFENLEGIWFPNAPRLTRDTVELLMECCPKLQSLGQLSGWRYTPDDMMLMRAIIASTNTDLVLSPLGIFQQGN, from the exons ATGTCGCCGAAGTTGCCGGTGCCCCCGCTGCAGGAGCTGTCGCTGTCGCTGGTGGCGCGCCAGCTCATCCACGCGCTCTCCCGCGTCACCTCCGACGAGGACTCCGCGCTGGAGTTCGCCATGGTCTCCTCCTACTACGAGAGCATGGGAGCCACCAGCGACATCTTCCAAGATCTCATTAACCTGATCCTCAGTTCAGAATACCTCGATCCATCTGTTAGATACTACACCATGAAACTATTGCTCAAAGAAAATGTCAAGAGTTTAGCGACAGGAATTTTCCCCTGTCCCTATTATAGAAAAGTCCTTGAGCTCATTACCGAGCAAGGCCATCACCTGACTGCTCTCAATTTAAAAGGTGTGTGGGTTAAGGACGAGCTCTTGCCAGTAATGTAtcagttacttaaaaatataccgGGGTTGACTTGCTTGAATATCCCTTACATAGCCAATGATGAAGTGCTCAAATATAtcggtaaatataataaagtattgaagTTGCTGGACATATCGGGAGAGACTGACATCACAGAAATTGGAATAGATGCAATGTTAACAGGGAACCCACAGTTAATCCAGAGTCTGACCGTCGTAAACATCGGAATGTACGGCGAGGAGAACATAGATCACACAGATGTCGCATTATTAATACGAAAGCTGCCAAACCTCACAAATCTTGGCAGTTATTCGTTTGTTGGTAAATCTATTTACCACTTATACAACACAGACTGCCCACCAGACTTCAAAACAAAACTGCAATACGTTCATGATGTGCAGACGAACTTGAGGACCATGAAGGCGATACTGGCCTTGTGTCCTATGATAGACACCATTTACCTCGAGGAGCCGGACCCTAACGTGCTGCAGCTGATCAAAGACTTGAGCTACATAACTAAGATTAAGCTAAACAAATTCCAATGCCATGAACTGCACCAGTTATTAGATAAAATTGGTCATAAAATAGTTACTTTGATGCTCTCTGGGTCTTCGGGTTCCTTCAACTTTACTAGAGTAGCAGAGACTTGCAGAAACTTGGAAAGTTTAGAGTTCTACCAGATCCAGACTGCGACCCATGAGGAAGAAATACCGTTTAACAAGTTGGAACATATTGAGATTATTCAGGGTAATTTGTCGACGTCATGTCTCAAATATTTGATGACTGGTAGTCCAAAGCTAAAGAAATTGATTATCGGCGATGAAATAAAGCTGGACGACAATGATATGTCGCG GATGCTTCGTAGATACAAATTCGAGAATCTGGAAGGTATTTGGTTCCCCAATGCTCCAAGACTCACGAGGGACACAGTGGAATTGCTGATGGAATGCTGCCCCAAACTCCAGAGCCTCGGCCAGCTGAGTGGCTGGAGGTACACCCCTGACGACATGATGCTGATGAGGGCAATCATAGCCAGTACTAACACAGACCTTGTACTGTCACCTCTCGGCATCTTCCAGCAAGGGAATTAG
- the LOC113507669 gene encoding carboxypeptidase B-like: MTWKQYHRLDDIHGFLDYLAKTYPSIISVNSIGKSYEGRDLKMLRISDGKAGNKAVFIDGGIHAREWISPAVVTYFINQFAENFDVESDDIKNIDWYFLPVVNPDGYEYTHRSDRLWRKNRKYGLGISTCTGADLNRNFGYRWGGKGSSGYPCSDIYRGSGPFSEPETKAISEFFKNTAAKFSAYLTYHSYGQYLLYPWGYDNALPADHKDLDSVGNQMAEAIRKTGGSQYKVGSSSGLLYPAAGGSDDWAKSLGIKYTYTIELSDTGRYGFVLPASYIEPVARENLAALRVLASQV, from the exons ATGACATGGAAGCAATATCATAGATTAGACGATATCCATGGCTTTTTGGACTACTTGGCGAAAACATACCCGTCGATCATCAGTGTCAACTCAATAGGAAAATCTTACGAAGGTCGAGACCTCAAG ATGCTGCGCATTTCAGACGGCAAAGCGGGTAATAAAGCTGTCTTTATTGACGGAGGAATACATGCTCGGGAATGGATCAGTCCGGCTGTTGTCACATACTTCATTAATCAATTCGCTGAAAACTTCGACGTCGAGTCTGATGATATCAAGAACATTGATTG GTATTTCTTACCAGTAGTAAACCCCGATGGATACGAGTACACGCATAGGTCAGATCGTCTTTGGAGGAAGAATAGGAAGTATGGATTGGGTATAAGTACTTGCACCGGTGCTGATCTCAACAGGAACTTTGG atatcGCTGGGGAGGCAAAGGTTCATCAGGCTATCCCTGCAGCGACATATACCGCGGAAGTGGACCCTTCTCTGAACCAGAAACTAAGGCGATCTCC GAGTTCTTTAAGAATACTGCAGCGAAGTTCTCTGCTTACCTAACATACCACAGTTATGGACAGTATCTGCTGTACCCATGGGGTTATGATAATGCACTACCAGCAGACCACAAAGACTTGGATAGCGTTGGGAACCAGATGGCTGAG GCTATACGAAAGACTGGAGGTTCTCAATACAAGGTTGGATCATCAAGTGGGCTGCTCTACCCTGCAGCTGGAGGATCAGATGATTGGGCCAAGTCCCTAGGTATTAAGTACACTTACACTATTGAACTGAGTGACACTGGCCGTTACGGTTTCGTATTGCCAGCTTCCTACATAGAACCAGTTGCAAGAGAAAACTTAGCTGCCTTGAGGGTCCTTGCAAGTCAAGTGTAA